Proteins from one Setaria italica strain Yugu1 chromosome V, Setaria_italica_v2.0, whole genome shotgun sequence genomic window:
- the LOC101777595 gene encoding palmitoyl-acyl carrier protein thioesterase, chloroplastic isoform X1, whose protein sequence is MASASSCPVYCPRVFIRCSASDGGGGQGQHRSSSNNAVRVNGAAHRAPLQVGAALETSINRSLAELSAPVLTPPPSTGGGGEECVRQNIPTEKQTVDPFRQALIVEGGVRYQQTVVVRSYEVGPDKTATMETVLNLLQETALNHVWMSGLLGDGFGATHGMIKNNLIWVVSRMHVQVDQYPIWGEVLDIDTWVGSSGKNGMRRDWLIRGRNSGDIFVRATSTWVMMNKETRRLSKMPEEVRGEIAPWFIDRHAIEEEAAEKIIKLDSNAKYVDSDLKPKRSDLDMNHHVNNVKYVRWMLETLPDPFLQQHQLSSIILEYRKECGSSDVVQSICQPDEDSVPPEENVSMVTGPSLLPEIISGHHSLAGALQQWPTKYTHLLQLKAGDKHEEIVRGRTTWKKKSYKAP, encoded by the exons ATGGCCAGTGCCTCGTCGTGTCCCGTCTACTGCCCCCGCGTCTTCATCCGGTGCTCGGCctcggatggcggcggcgggcaggggcAGCACAGGAGTAGCAGCAACAATGCCGTCAGGGTAAACGGCGCGGCGCACCGCGCGCCGCTGCAGGTGGGGGCAGCGCTGGAGACATCCATCAACAGGTCGCTCGCCGAGCTGAGCGCGCCGGTGCTGACGCCTCCGCCGTCcaccgggggcggcggcgaggagtgcGTCCGGCAGAACATCCCGACGGAGAAGCAGACGGTGGACCCTTTCCGGCAGGCGCTGATCGTGGAGGGCGGGGTACGGTACCAGCAGACGGTGGTGGTGCGGTCGTACGAGGTTGGTCCGGACAAGACGGCCACCATGGAGACCGTGCTGAACCTTCTCCAG GAGACAGCGCTGAACCATGTCTGGATGTCAGGCCTGCTCGGCGACGGCTTCGGTGCCACGCATGGGATGATCAAGAACAACCTCATCTGGGTCGTTTCGAGGATGCACGTACAAGTCGATCAGTACCCGATCTG GGGAGAGGTGCTGGACATCGACACGTGGGTTGGCTCGTCGGGGAAGAATGGCATGCGGCGCGACTGGCTCATCCGCGGCCGCAACTCGGGTGACATCTTCGTCCGAGCAACCAG TACGTGGGTGATGATGAACAAGGAGACGAGGAGGCTGTCCAAGATGCCGGAGGAGGTCCGGGGCGAGATCGCGCCGTGGTTCATCGACCGGCATGCcatcgaggaggaggccgccgagaAGATCATCAAGCTCGACAGCAACGCCAAGTATGTCGATTCCGACCTCAAG CCGAAGCGAAGTGATCTGGATATGAACCACCACGTAAACAATGTAAAATACGTGAGGTGGATGCTTGAG ACTCTTCCTGATCCCTTCCTGCAACAGCACCAGCTTAGCAGCATCATCCTGGAGTACAGGAAGGAATGTGGGAGCTCAGATGTTGTGCAGTCAATTTGCCAACCTGATGAAGACTCAGTTCCACCAGAGGAAAATGTCAGCATGGTCACTGGGCCTTCACTTTTGCCAGAgataatcagtggccaccacAGCTTGGCAGGTGCACTCCAACAATGGCCAACGAAATACACGCATCTTCTGCAACTGAAAGCAGGTGATAAGCATGAGGAGATTGTGCGAGGGAGAACTACGTGGAAGAAAAAATCATATAAAGCCCCATAA
- the LOC101777595 gene encoding palmitoyl-acyl carrier protein thioesterase, chloroplastic isoform X2 produces the protein MASASSCPVYCPRVFIRCSASDGGGGQGQHRSSSNNAVRVNGAAHRAPLQVGAALETSINRSLAELSAPVLTPPPSTGGGGEECVRQNIPTEKQTVDPFRQALIVEGGVRYQQTVVVRSYEVGPDKTATMETVLNLLQETALNHVWMSGLLGDGFGATHGMIKNNLIWVVSRMHVQVDQYPIWGEVLDIDTWVGSSGKNGMRRDWLIRGRNSGDIFVRATSTWVMMNKETRRLSKMPEEVRGEIAPWFIDRHAIEEEAAEKIIKLDSNANRSEVIWI, from the exons ATGGCCAGTGCCTCGTCGTGTCCCGTCTACTGCCCCCGCGTCTTCATCCGGTGCTCGGCctcggatggcggcggcgggcaggggcAGCACAGGAGTAGCAGCAACAATGCCGTCAGGGTAAACGGCGCGGCGCACCGCGCGCCGCTGCAGGTGGGGGCAGCGCTGGAGACATCCATCAACAGGTCGCTCGCCGAGCTGAGCGCGCCGGTGCTGACGCCTCCGCCGTCcaccgggggcggcggcgaggagtgcGTCCGGCAGAACATCCCGACGGAGAAGCAGACGGTGGACCCTTTCCGGCAGGCGCTGATCGTGGAGGGCGGGGTACGGTACCAGCAGACGGTGGTGGTGCGGTCGTACGAGGTTGGTCCGGACAAGACGGCCACCATGGAGACCGTGCTGAACCTTCTCCAG GAGACAGCGCTGAACCATGTCTGGATGTCAGGCCTGCTCGGCGACGGCTTCGGTGCCACGCATGGGATGATCAAGAACAACCTCATCTGGGTCGTTTCGAGGATGCACGTACAAGTCGATCAGTACCCGATCTG GGGAGAGGTGCTGGACATCGACACGTGGGTTGGCTCGTCGGGGAAGAATGGCATGCGGCGCGACTGGCTCATCCGCGGCCGCAACTCGGGTGACATCTTCGTCCGAGCAACCAG TACGTGGGTGATGATGAACAAGGAGACGAGGAGGCTGTCCAAGATGCCGGAGGAGGTCCGGGGCGAGATCGCGCCGTGGTTCATCGACCGGCATGCcatcgaggaggaggccgccgagaAGATCATCAAGCTCGACAGCAACGCCAA CCGAAGCGAAGTGATCTGGATATGA